In the genome of Hippoglossus hippoglossus isolate fHipHip1 chromosome 4, fHipHip1.pri, whole genome shotgun sequence, one region contains:
- the dock7 gene encoding dedicator of cytokinesis protein 7 isoform X9 has protein sequence MAERRAFAQKISRTVAAEVRKQIAGQYGGSPQLFKNLNVGTTTSNTVPLTEAVEPVDFEEYLITHPPIVESGPLRDLIEFPPDDIEVIYTPRECRTVVQAVPEEGDTDVHVRDCVRSYTEDWAIVNRKYHKLGTGFNPNTLDKQKERQKGLPKQVFEADEMPDSSSYQDDQDDLKRRSMSIDDTPRGSWACSIFDLKNSLPDALLPHLLDRAPNDEIDRHNEELRKANRHRELFALHPALDEEEPIERHCVPEVPKEHFGQRLLVKCLSLKFEIEIEPIFASLALYDVKEKKKISENFFFDLNSEQTKGLLRPHIQTAAISTLARSAIFSITYPSQDVFLVIKLEKVLQQGDIGECAEPYMVFKESDAAKNKEKLEKLRGQSEQFCQRLGRYRMPFAWTAIHLMNIVNSAGSLERDTELEMSLSERKGSWSERRNSSIMGRRSLERTTSGDESCSLTGFRPATLTITNFFKQEGDRLSDEDLYKFLADMRRPSSVLRRLRPITAQLKLDISPAPENPHYCLTPDLHQVKPYPDSRVRPTREILEFPARDVYVPNTTYRNLLYVNPQSLNFANRQGSARNITVKVQFMNGEDPNNAMPVIFGKSSCADFAKEAYTAVVYHNRSPDFHDEIKIKLPASLSDHHHILFTFYHVSCQQKQNTPLETPVGYTWIPMLQSGRLRTGHFCLPVSLEKPPQSYSVLSPDVPLPGMKWVDNHRGVFNVEVVSVSGLHTQDQYLDKFFALVHALDEHMFPVRIGDMRIMENNLEAELKSSIAALNSSQLEPVVRFLHLLLDKLVLLVVRPPVIAGQIVNLGQASFEVMASIVNRLHKYLDSSQDMHGRNSLLSSYIHYVFRLPSTDPNAPSPGPGGLGGSVHYATMARSAVRPASLNLNRSRSLSNSNPDISGTPTSPDDEVRSIIGSKGLDRSNSWVTTMGCKSAPWGSSPGSAPETMQAMERCGNRMSSHTESTSFLQTLTGRLPTKKLFHEELALQWVVSSGSVREGALQQAWFFFELMVKSIIHHLYFTERLESPRKNRFPERFMDDITALVSTIAGDVVSRFQKDLELVERLNTSLAFFLNDLLSVMDRGFVFTLIRAYWKQVSTKLYTLQNPNLESLRLDFLRIVCSHEHYVTLNLPCSLLTPPASPSPSVSSATSQSSGFSTHVQDQKIANMFELSVPFREQHYLAGLVLSELSVILDPENEGMFGLHKKVVSVVHNLLSSHDSDPRYADPEVKARVAMLYLPLIGIIMETLPQLHDFTESHNQWGRPGCPQGAAAGSTGEEAEGEGNSIISQTVAMAIAGTSTPSPISRPSSFLLNSQASRQHGTFSAESSRSLLICLLWVLKNADEMVLQKWFTDLSVSQLNRLLDLLYLCVSCFEYKGKKAFERMNSLTFKKSKDMKAKLEEAILGSIGARQEMVRRSRGQLERSPSGSAFGSQENLRWRKDMTHWRQNSERMDKSHRSVRTRAELEHEALIDGNLATEANIIILDTLEIVVQTVSVTESKESILGGVLKVLLHSMACNQSALYLQHCFATQRALVSKFPELLFEEETEQCADLCLRLLRSCSSSISTIRAHASASLYLLMRQNFEIGNNFARVKMQVTMSLSSLVGTSQNFNEEFLRRSLKTILTYAEEDLELRETTFPDQVQDLVFNLHMILSDTVKMKEHQEDPEMLIDLMYRIAKGYQTSPDLRLTWLQNMAGKHSERNNHAEAAQCLVHSAALVAEYLSMLEDRKYLPVGCVTFQNISSNVLEESAVSDDVVSPDEEGICSGKYFTEIGLVGLLEQAAASFSMAGMYEAVNEVYKVLIPVHEANRDAKKLSTIHGKLQEAFGKIVHQSTGWERMFGTYFRVGIYGSKFGDLDEQEFVYKEPAITKLAEISHRLEGFYGERFGEEQVEVIKDSNPVDKCKLDPNKAFIQITYVEPYFDTYEMKDRITYFDKNYNLRRFVYCTPFTLDGRAHGDLHEQYKRKTILTTSHAFPYIKTRINIIHKEEVISTPIEVAIEDMQKKTQELAFATHQDPSDAKMLQMVLQGSVGTTVNQGPLEVAQVFLSEIPSDPKLYRHHNKLRLCFKDFTKRCEDALRKNKSLIGPDQKEYQRELERNYHRLKEALQPLINRKIPQLYKPVLQVNSHRDSFSRMSLRRLDI, from the exons GGACACTGATGTTCACGTCAGAGACTGTGTCAGATCCTACACAGAAGACTGGGCCATCGTCAACAGAAA ATATCACAAACTCGGTACGGGTTTCAACCCCAACACTCTGGACAAGCAGAAGGAGCGTCAGAAAGGCCTGCCCAAGCAAGTGTTCGAGGCTGATGAGATGccagacagcagcagctacCAGGACGACCAG GATGACTTGAAGCGGCGGTCGATGTCGATAGACGACACACCGCGCGGCAGCTGGGCCTGCAGCATCTTCGACTTGAAGAACTCCCTCCCCGATGCCCTCCTTCCTCACCTGCTCGACCGCGCTCCCAACGACGAGATCGACAGGCACAACGAAGAGCTTCGCAAAGCCAACCGCCACCGCGAACTCTTCGCTCTGCACCCGGCCCTCGATGAG GAAGAGCCCATTGAGCGCCACTGTGTGCCTGAAGTACCCAAAGAACACTTTGGCCAGAGGCTACTCGTCAAGTGCTTGTCCTTGAA GTTCGAGATCGAAATTGAACCCATATTTGCTAGTTTGGCCTTATACGATgtcaaggaaaagaaaaag ATATCGGAGAACTTTTTCTTTGACCTGAACTCCGAGCAGACGAAGGGGCTGCTGCGTCCACACATTCAGACAGCGGCCATCTCTACACTGGCTCGCTCGGCCATATTTTCCATTACCTATCCCTCCCAGGATGTCTTCCTCGTCATCAAG CTGGAAAAAGTTCTCCAGCAAGGTGATATCGGAGAGTGTGCCGAGCCCTACATGGTCTTCAAAGAGTCAGACGCTGCCAAG AATaaagagaagctggagaagctTCGCGGCCAGTCGGAGCAGTTCTGCCAACGGCTCGGTCGCTACCGAATGCCCTTCGCTTGGACCGCCATCCACCTGATGAACATTGTTAACAGTGCCGGCAGTTTGGAGAGAGACACGGAGCTGGAGATGAGCCTCTCAG agagaaaaggctCATGGTCAGAGCGAAGAAACTCGAGCATCATGGGAAGACGCTCCCTGGAGAGGACCACCAGTGGAGATGAGTCATGCAGTCTGACGGGCTTTAGACCTGCAACACTCACCATCACCAACTTCTTCAAACAG gagggAGACAGACTGAGCGATGAAGACTTGTACAAGTTTCTAGCAGATATGAGAAGACCCTCTTCGGTTCTGAGGAGACTCAGACCCATCACAG CCCAGTTGAAGTTGGACATTTCCCCAGCTCCAGAGAACCCCCACTATTGCTTGACCCCTGACCTCCATCAAGTTAAACCTTACCCGGACAGTAGGGTACGTCCCACCAGGGAGATCCTGGAGTTCCCTGCAAGGGATGTCTACGTGCCAAACACCACATACAG gaatCTGCTTTATGTGAACCCTCAAAGTCTTAACTTCGCCAACCGCCAAGGCTCCGCCcgcaacatcacagtgaaagtGCAATTCATGAATGGAGAGGATCCTAACAATGCAATGCCG GTGATATTTGGGAAGTCCAGTTGTGCAGATTTCGCGAAAGAGGCCTACACTGCTGTGGTGTACCATAACAG ATCACCTGACTTCCACGATGAGATCAAGATCAAGTTGCCAGCCTCCCTGTCGGACCACCACCACATTCTCTTCACCTTTTACCACGTCAGCTGCCAGCAGAAGCAGAACACACCTCTGGAGACCCCTGTGGGATACACG TGGATCCCCATGTTGCAGAGCGGGCGTCTGCGGACGGGACACTTCtgtcttcctgtgtctctgGAGAAACCACCACAATCCTACTCTGTTCTCTCCCCAGAT GTTCCTCTCCCGGGGATGAAGTGGGTGGATAACCATCGAGGAGTATTCAATGTGGAAGTGGTGTCTGTTTCAGGCTTACACACACAG GACCAGTACCTGGATAAGTTCTTTGCCTTGGTTCACGCCCTGGATGAGCACATGTTCCCAGTCAGAATAGGAGACATGCGCATCATGGAGAACAACCTGGAGGCCGAGCTCAAGTCCAGCATTGCGGCTCTAAACTCTTCCCAGCTGGAGCCGGTGGTTCGATTCCTTCACCTCCTACTGGACAAGTTGGTTTTGCTCGTAGTGCGGCCGCCGGTCATCGCTGGACAGATAG TGAATCTGGGCCAGGCATCCTTCGAGGTCATGGCATCCATAGTGAACCGGCTTCATAAGTACCTGGACAGCAGCCAGGACATGCATGGCCGCAACAGCCTGCTGTCCTCTTACATCCACTATGTCTTCCGCTTGCCGAGCACCGACCCCAACGCGCCATCGCCAG GCCCGGGAGGGTTGGGAGGTTCGGTTCACTACGCCACCATGGCCCGCTCGGCTGTTCGACCCGCCAGCCTCAACCTCAACCGCTCCCGCAGCCTTAGCAACAGCAACCCTGACATTTCCGGGACGCCCACCTCTCCTGACGACGAGGTCCGCTCCATCATTGGCAGCAAG GGCTTAGACCGCTCCAACTCGTGGGTGACCACCATGGGCTGTAAGAGTGCCCCCTGGGGATCCAGCCCTGGGTCCGCTCCAGAAACCATGCAG GCCATGGAGCGCTGTGGCAATCGCATGTCTTCGCACACTGAGAGCACCAGTTTCTTGCAAACTTTAACAGGACGGTTGCCCACAAAAAAG CTCTTCCACGAGGAGCTGGCGCTCCAGTGGGTGGTGAGCAGCGGGAGCGTCCGGGAGGGCGCTCTACAGCAGGCCTGGTTCTTCTTTGAACTCATG GTGAAGAGCATCATCCACCACCTTTACTTCACCGAGCGCCTCGAGTCGCCCAGGAAGAACCGCTTTCCAGAACGCTTtatggatgacatcacagcccTGGTCAGCACCATCGCCGGGGACGTTGTTTCTCGCTTCCAGAAG GACCTGGAGCTCGTGGAGAGACTAAACACGAGTCTGGCTTTCTTTCTCAATGACTTGCTGTCAGTGATGGACCGAGGCTTCGTCTTCACCCTCATCAGGGCATACTGGAAACAG GTGTCCACAAAGCTTTACACTCTGCAGAACCCCAACCTGGAGTCTTTGAGGCTGGATTTCTTGAGAATCGTCTGCAGCCATGAACACTATGTCACCCTCAATCTGCCTTGCAGCCTGCTGACACCGCCGGCCTCCCCTTCCCCCTCCGTGTCCTCAGCAACGTCACAG AGCTCTGGGTTCTCCACACATGTCCAGGACCAGAAGATAGCCAACATGTTTGAGCTGTCCGTCCCCTTCAGAGAGCAACACTATCTGGCTGGACTGGTGCTCTCTGAGCTGTCGGTGATACTGGACCCAGAGAATGAGGG gaTGTTTGGTCTACATAAGAAAGTCGTGAGTGTCGTCCATAACCTCCTGTCCAGCCACGACTCTGACCCCCGCTATGCAGATCCAGAGGTCAAGGCCCGGGTCGCCATGCTCTACCTGCCTCTGATCGGTATCATCATGGAAACGCTACCACAGCTCCACGACTTCACAG AGTCCCATAACCAGTGGGGTCGGCCAGGTTGTCCCCAGGGGGCAGCGGCGGGCAGCACTGGAGAGGAGGCCGAGGGAGAGGGCAACAGTATAATCAGCCAaactgttgccatggcgatAGCAGGCACTTCCACCCCATCACCAATTTCCCGACCAAGCAGCTTCTTGCTCAACTCGCAG GCGAGTCGTCAGCACGGAACCTTCTCGGCCGAATCAAGTCGCAGTCTGCTCATCTGTCTGCTGTGGGTGCTGAAGAACGCCGACGAGATGGTGTTGCAGAAGTGGTTCACAGACCTGTCGGTGTCTCAGCTCAACCGCCTGCTGGACCTTCTCTACCTCTGTGTCTCCTGCTTCGAATACAAG GGGAAGAAGGCGTTCGAGCGAATGAACAGCCTGACCTTTAAAAAGTCCAAAGACATGAAGGCCAAGCTGGAAGAGGCCATACTGGGCAGCATCGGGGCCAGACAGGAGATGGTGCGGCGCAGCCGGGGACAGCTTG AGCGGAGTCCATCTGGCAGTGCGTTTGGAAGTCAGGAGAACCTTCGATGGAGGAAGGACATGACCCACTGGAGACAAAACAGCGAGAGGATGGACAA gAGTCACAGATCAGTCAG GACCAGGGCAGAGTTGGAGCACGAAGCACTTATTGATGGAAACCTTGCAACAGAGGCCAACATAATTATTCTTGACACATTGGAGATCGTTGTGCAG ACGGTATCAGTGACTGAGTCCAAGGAGAGCATCTTGGGTGGGGTGCTGAAGGTGCTGCTGCACAGCATGGCCTGCAACCAGAGCGCCCTCTACCTCCAGCACTGTTTTGCCACACAGAGGGCGCTGGTGTCTAAG TTTCCTGAGCTGCTGTTCgaggaggagacggagcagTGCGCTGACCTGTGCCTGAGACtcctgaggagctgcagcagcagcatcagcaccatcAGGGCCCACGCCAGCgcctctctctacctcctcatGAGGCAAAACTTTGAAATAGGCAAC AATTTTGCGAGAGTAAAGATGCAGGTGACCATGTCTCTTTCCTCGCTCGTGGGAACCTCTCAGAATTTCAATGAGGAGTTCCTGCGTCGCTCTCTAAAGACCATCCTCACATACGCAGAGGAGGACCTGGAGCTGAGGGAGACCACGTTCCCAGACCAG GTCCAGGACCTTGTGTTTAACCTGCACATGATCCTCTCTGACACAGTGAAGATGAAGGAGCACCAGGAAGATCCTGAGATGCTGATAGATCTCATGTACAG GATTGCGAAGGGTTACCAGACCTCTCCAGACTTGAGACTGACATGGCTCCAGAACATGGCTGGAAAACACTCCGAGAGGAATAACCACGCCGAGGCTGCCCAGTGTCTTGTGCACAGCGCTGCTCTGGTTGCAGAATACCTGAGCATGCTGGAGGACCGCAAGTATCTGCCTGTGGGCTGCGTCACCTTCCAG AACATTTCCTCCAACGTGCTGGAGGAATCTGCAGTCTCTGATGACGTGGTGTCACCGGATGAAGAGGGCATTTGCTCAGGAAAGTACTTCACTGAGATCGGTCTGGTAGGACTCCTGGAGCAGGCTGCCGCCTCCTTCTCCATG GCTGGCATGTACGAGGCAGTAAACGAAGTATACAAGGTACTGATCCCCGTCCACGAAGCCAACAGGGATGCAAAAAAGCTGTCGACCATTCATGGTAAACTACAGGAAGCCTTTGGGAAAATAGTTCaccag AGTACTGGCTGGGAG AGGATGTTTGGTACGTACTTCAGAGTCGGAATTTACGGTTCAAAATTCGGCGACTTGGACGAGCAGGAGTTTGTGTACAAAGAGCCGGCCATCACGAAGCTGGCCGAGATCTCTCACAGGCTCGAG GGTTTCTATGGGGAGCGATTTGGAGAGGAGCAGGTAGAAGTCATTAAAGACTCCAACCCGGTGGACAAGTGCAAGCTGGATCCAAACAAG GCCTTTATCCAGATCACATATGTGGAGCCGTACTTCGACACGTACGAGATGAAGGACCGCATCACCTACTTTGACAAGAACTACAACCTGCGGCGTTTTGTGTACTGCACGCCTTTCACCCTGGACGGGCGGGCGCACGGCGATCTGCACGAACAGTACAAACGCAAGACCATCCTCACCACCTCCCACGCCTTCCCTTACATCAAGACACGGATCAACATCATCCACAAAGAGGAG GTTATCTCCACACCCATCGAGGTGGCGATAGAGGACATGCAGAAGAAGACTCAGGAGTTGGCCTTCGCCACCCACCAGGACCCTTCTGATGCCAAGATGCTGCAGATGGTCCTGCAGGGATCCGTTGGTACAACGGTCAACCAG GGTCCTTTGGAGGTGGCCCAGGTTTTCCTGTCAGAAATCCCCAGTGACCCCAAACTGTACAGACACCACAATAAGCTTCGGCTCTGCTTCAAAGACTTCACCAAGAG GTGTGAAGATGCCCTGCGTAAAAACAAGAGCCTGATTGGTCCGGACCAGAAGGAGTACcagagggagctggagaggaaCTACCACCGGCTGAAGGAGGCGCTGCAGCCGCTCATCAACAGAAAGATCCCTCAGCTTTATAAACCTGTACTGCAGGTCAACTCGCACAG AGATTCCTTCAGCAGAATGAGTCTTCGTAGGCTTGACATCTGA